A part of Ptychodera flava strain L36383 chromosome 11, AS_Pfla_20210202, whole genome shotgun sequence genomic DNA contains:
- the LOC139144137 gene encoding adenosine receptor A2a-like — protein MESINENATMETLTSNSNLTSSDEEEPVIVSVPGLMILTAISLALSVSNILLLSAIVVNRNLHTIANYFYGSLTVAGLFISTVTMPVITWSLSPFLKSRSYWSCMTMATLQIVGLLSFVLNMLITSFNKYYQLFYPFRYNKFMTTRKTLVICIVTWTIAFAVSSAPLLGWNNIALKRRPSGCLIKQVATLEYLCISIYGILFPCTAGITFFNSRIVYMAKIEAEKIRSQKAAVCRNERPDFRTGRKSTIALLIMLGILLSGWLPFLILLQVAGLCQHCIKDSSTLVAGLFALASTATGPLTYGFRQEEYRTTIRLILARVFCPRAPSADQRRATSV, from the coding sequence ATGGAGTCGATCAACGAAAACGCTACGATGGAAACATTAACGTCGAACTCCAATCTGACATCATCCGATGAAGAGGAACCAGTGATCGTTTCCGTTCCCGGTCTTATGATTCTGACAGCGATAAGCCTTGCGCTCTCAGTCTCAAATATATTGCTTTTGTCGGCGATTGTCGTGAATAGAAATTTACACACAATTGCGAACTATTTCTACGGCAGCCTTACAGTAGCTGGTCTCTTCATCAGTACGGTTACCATGCCAGTAATCACGTGGTCATTGTCGCCTTTCCTCAAGAGCAGAAGTTACTGGTCCTGTATGACGATGGCCACGCTGCAAATAGTCGGCCTTCTAAGCTTTGTACTGAACATGCTTATAACATCTTTCAACAAGTATTATCAACTGTTCTATCCATTCCGGTATAACAAGTTCATGACAACTCGTAAAACGTTGGTCATCTGCATTGTGACTTGGACCATAGCCTTCGCGGTCAGCTCAGCACCGTTGCTCGGCTGGAACAACATCGCCCTCAAACGACGCCCTTCAGGTTGTCTCATTAAGCAAGTTGCAACGCTGGAATATCTCTGCATTTCTATATACGGCATCTTATTTCCTTGTACTGCCGGCATCACATTCTTCAACTCTCGAATAGTGTACATGGCAAAAATAGAAGCTGAGAAAATACGGAGTCAGAAGGCAGCCGTCTGCCGAAACGAACGCCCGGACTTTCGTACTGGTCGGAAGAGCACCATAGCTTTGTTGATAATGCTGGGAATACTGTTGTCGGGTTGGCTGCCGTTCCTGATTCTGTTGCAAGTTGCTGGTCTTTGTCAACATTGTATAAAGGATTCATCGACCCTTGTAGCGGGACTATTTGCCCTGGCCAGCACGGCCACGGGACCGCTCACTTACGGATTCCGACAAGAAGAATACAGAACGACCATCAGGCTTATATTAGCTAGAGTTTTCTGTCCGAGGGCGCCTTCGGCAGACCAACGGCGGGCGACTTCAGTATAG